The following proteins are co-located in the Pseudarthrobacter siccitolerans genome:
- a CDS encoding ABC transporter ATP-binding protein, producing the protein MTGAARGPSWTYGLTIETQGLTKRFGQQLAVDSLDLAVPQGAVFGFLGPNGSGKTTTIRMLLGLAAASAGTVRLLGMEMPGRFQEVLPHVGALVEGPAFYPFLSGTANLHRLDAATRHAAPATRSSRVNQALERVGLGHAAGKRVHAYSLGMKQRLGIANALLSPRELLVLDEPTNGLDPQGTREVRNLVRSLAADGTTVFVSSHLLAEVEQICTHAAVMSAGRLVAQGPLQELRRSGSTRIRLLTPDAVAAMAVLARLGLVPEEAAAQPDGQMVTAALDIAHGNTASGSTEAGNTAPGNTAPGSTAHRSIAPEDIVAGLVQAGVRVRGFAVERESLEDRFVALTGEGFDVAQ; encoded by the coding sequence GTGACCGGGGCCGCGAGGGGCCCCTCCTGGACGTACGGGCTGACCATCGAGACGCAGGGGCTGACCAAGCGGTTCGGGCAGCAGCTGGCCGTGGACAGCCTTGACCTCGCGGTGCCCCAAGGAGCCGTCTTTGGCTTCCTGGGCCCCAACGGCTCGGGCAAGACCACCACCATCAGGATGCTGCTGGGCCTGGCCGCGGCCTCCGCAGGAACTGTCAGGCTGCTCGGAATGGAAATGCCGGGCCGGTTCCAGGAAGTCCTTCCGCATGTGGGGGCGCTGGTGGAGGGCCCGGCCTTCTATCCGTTCCTCTCTGGAACCGCGAACCTCCACCGCCTCGACGCCGCCACCCGGCATGCGGCGCCCGCCACCCGTTCGTCACGGGTGAACCAGGCCCTAGAAAGGGTGGGGCTCGGGCACGCCGCAGGCAAACGGGTCCACGCGTACTCCCTGGGCATGAAGCAGCGGCTGGGTATCGCTAACGCCCTGCTCTCGCCCCGCGAACTGCTGGTCCTCGACGAGCCCACCAACGGACTGGACCCGCAAGGCACCCGGGAAGTCCGGAACCTGGTCCGGTCCCTCGCGGCAGACGGAACCACCGTTTTTGTGTCCAGCCATCTGCTGGCCGAAGTGGAACAGATCTGCACCCATGCGGCCGTGATGAGTGCGGGCCGGCTGGTGGCCCAGGGGCCGCTGCAGGAACTGCGTCGGAGCGGAAGTACCCGCATCCGCCTCCTGACGCCTGACGCCGTGGCAGCGATGGCAGTACTCGCCCGGCTGGGGCTGGTGCCGGAGGAAGCAGCAGCGCAGCCGGACGGCCAGATGGTCACGGCGGCACTGGATATAGCCCATGGAAACACAGCCTCTGGAAGCACCGAGGCTGGAAACACGGCCCCTGGAAACACGGCCCCTGGAAGCACGGCCCATCGAAGCATCGCCCCTGAGGATATTGTGGCGGGCCTCGTGCAGGCTGGTGTCCGGGTCAGGGGATTCGCCGTGGAACGGGAAAGCCTTGAGGACAGGTTCGTTGCCTTGACGGGGGAGGGGTTCGACGTTGCCCAGTAG
- a CDS encoding cation diffusion facilitator family transporter, with translation MGHNHSHTHGVTATGRHRNRLVAVLAITLAVVLVQVAGAALSGSLSLLADAGHMLSDAAGVTIALLAAWIAGQPASDQRTYGYQRAEVLAALANALILIVISVVIFSEAIRRIGAAPEVQTDIMLYAAILGAAANLVSLLILRGGHKESLNVRGAYLEVLGDLLGSFAVIAAAVVIMVTGFQAADTIASVLIALLILPRAWSLLRDVVDVLLEASPKGVEVQMIREHILSVEGVSDVHDIHIWTITSGVPVFSAHVVVEDGVLTARGADQLLDKLVTCLGSHFDTDHCTFQLEPATHSEHEAHQHA, from the coding sequence ATGGGACACAACCACAGCCACACCCATGGGGTTACCGCAACGGGCCGGCACCGCAACAGGCTGGTGGCCGTCCTGGCCATCACACTGGCCGTGGTCCTGGTCCAGGTGGCGGGTGCCGCCCTCTCGGGATCGCTGTCCCTGCTCGCTGATGCCGGGCACATGCTCTCGGATGCGGCCGGGGTGACCATTGCGCTGTTGGCCGCCTGGATTGCCGGCCAACCGGCAAGCGACCAGCGGACCTACGGGTACCAGCGCGCCGAAGTGCTCGCCGCGCTGGCCAACGCCTTGATCCTGATCGTGATCTCAGTGGTCATTTTTAGCGAAGCCATCCGCCGGATCGGGGCGGCGCCCGAGGTCCAGACGGACATCATGCTGTACGCCGCCATCCTGGGTGCCGCCGCGAACCTGGTGTCACTGCTGATCCTCCGGGGCGGGCACAAAGAGAGCCTCAATGTCCGCGGCGCCTACCTTGAAGTTCTGGGCGACTTGCTGGGCTCCTTCGCCGTTATTGCCGCTGCCGTGGTCATCATGGTCACCGGGTTCCAGGCCGCGGATACGATTGCCTCGGTGCTGATCGCCCTGCTGATACTGCCCCGAGCCTGGAGCCTGCTGCGTGATGTTGTGGATGTACTGCTGGAAGCCAGCCCCAAGGGCGTGGAAGTGCAGATGATCCGGGAACACATCCTGTCCGTCGAGGGCGTCTCGGACGTGCACGATATCCACATCTGGACCATCACGTCCGGCGTCCCGGTCTTTTCAGCACATGTGGTGGTGGAGGACGGCGTGCTGACCGCACGGGGCGCGGACCAGTTGCTGGACAAACTGGTCACCTGCCTGGGCTCCCACTTTGATACTGACCACTGCACCTTCCAGCTGGAACCGGCCACCCACTCCGAACACGAAGCGCACCAGCACGCCTGA
- a CDS encoding PHP domain-containing protein: MDAVAALNEIAFWLERGRAATFKVQAFRKAAAVIAPLPPEEVAARVRNGRLKSMKGIGDRTYQVIRDAVEGQVPDYLADLREKGIQPLASGGSAIREALRGDLHSHSEWSDGGSPIELMVAAAGVLGREYVALTDHSPNLTIANGLSAERLLQQLDVVDGINAGDHPGSDGQHDHKVQLLSGIEVDILESGELDQVPELLDRLDIVVASVHSKLRADSKTMTRRMLGGIQDPHTNVLGHCTGRLVEGSRGTRPPSDFDAKEVFAACAEHNVAVEINSRPERQDPPDALIQLALEAGCLFSIDSDAHAPGQLDFLQYGAERAERNGVPAERIITTWPVERLLQWAGSPLPQLP; this comes from the coding sequence ATTGCCTTCTGGCTGGAGCGCGGGCGCGCTGCCACCTTCAAGGTCCAGGCCTTCCGGAAAGCCGCGGCGGTGATCGCCCCGCTGCCGCCGGAGGAAGTGGCGGCCCGGGTCCGGAACGGCCGGCTGAAATCCATGAAGGGCATCGGCGACCGGACCTACCAGGTCATCCGGGACGCAGTGGAGGGCCAGGTCCCGGACTACCTCGCCGACCTCCGCGAGAAAGGCATCCAGCCCCTGGCATCCGGCGGCTCCGCCATCCGGGAGGCGCTGCGTGGCGATCTGCACAGCCACAGTGAATGGTCCGACGGCGGATCCCCCATTGAGCTGATGGTGGCGGCCGCCGGGGTGCTCGGGAGGGAGTACGTCGCGCTGACGGACCACTCCCCCAACCTCACCATCGCCAACGGGCTCTCGGCAGAGCGCCTCCTCCAGCAACTGGATGTGGTGGACGGGATCAATGCGGGAGACCACCCGGGCTCGGACGGACAGCACGACCACAAGGTGCAACTGCTGAGCGGCATCGAGGTGGACATCCTCGAGTCCGGTGAGCTGGACCAGGTTCCGGAACTGCTGGACCGCCTGGACATTGTGGTGGCAAGCGTCCATTCCAAGCTTCGTGCCGATTCAAAGACCATGACCCGGCGCATGCTTGGCGGTATCCAGGATCCCCACACGAATGTGCTGGGCCACTGCACCGGCCGCCTGGTGGAGGGATCGCGGGGGACGCGTCCGCCGTCGGACTTCGATGCCAAAGAGGTGTTCGCCGCGTGCGCCGAACACAATGTGGCCGTCGAGATCAACTCCCGGCCGGAGCGCCAGGACCCGCCGGATGCGCTGATCCAGCTGGCGCTGGAAGCAGGGTGCCTGTTCTCGATCGATAGTGACGCCCACGCGCCCGGCCAGCTGGACTTCCTGCAGTACGGCGCCGAACGCGCGGAACGGAACGGTGTCCCGGCCGAACGCATCATCACCACCTGGCCAGTGGAACGGCTGCTGCAGTGGGCGGGATCTCCTTTGCCGCAACTTCCGTGA
- a CDS encoding C40 family peptidase — protein MVLTGSGRKAAVLAAAVVLSAALATPAGADAAPLAPHIAVPAAPEVPSPEDIAAAKASEAATADQVAKIERILDAAASAQQTAFAAAMQANNAYSEALVELEQRSSAVAVASAKAATAREQQDKTRKQVGQLASDLYRNGGLNPSLGTFVSGDGETLQQAATLQAISASRSRTFEAADAAAQASTSLTAAAKDATRAADDAARTAEARKTRAEEAKAAQAKVVADAKAQRSLLVDQLAELRNTTVALESARVDALDRQREEARLAAAFAAAAERASREQAAAPGDLPAAPAPAAAAPAQAPPAPLPAPAPAGPAPAPAPAPAPAPAPAPAPAPAPAPAPAPAPAPAAPAPAPAPAPAPAPAPTPAPAPSTGSGTYEAAISVALSKVGAPYYYQYGGAGPYGFDCSGLVQTAFAAAGKYLPRTAAQQYAAAPVHVPISQARRGDLLVWGSPSNFYHVAIYLGNGQVVQALNPQEGIAVTPLSAMAGMELYSYAARY, from the coding sequence ATGGTTTTGACTGGATCCGGGCGCAAGGCTGCCGTGCTGGCTGCCGCCGTCGTTCTGAGTGCAGCGCTGGCAACTCCGGCAGGTGCTGATGCCGCACCGCTCGCACCGCACATTGCCGTTCCTGCCGCTCCCGAAGTACCTTCACCGGAGGACATCGCCGCAGCGAAAGCCAGCGAGGCAGCCACAGCGGACCAGGTGGCTAAAATCGAGCGGATTTTGGACGCCGCCGCAAGCGCCCAGCAGACGGCATTCGCTGCAGCAATGCAAGCCAACAACGCCTACAGCGAGGCATTGGTGGAGCTGGAGCAGCGTTCATCCGCCGTGGCAGTTGCGTCGGCGAAGGCTGCAACTGCCCGGGAGCAGCAGGACAAAACCCGGAAACAGGTGGGACAGCTTGCCAGCGACCTCTACCGCAACGGCGGGCTGAACCCCTCCCTGGGCACCTTCGTAAGCGGCGACGGTGAAACCCTGCAGCAGGCCGCCACCCTCCAGGCGATTTCTGCCAGCCGGAGCCGCACCTTTGAGGCCGCCGATGCCGCCGCCCAGGCATCAACGTCGCTGACCGCAGCTGCAAAGGACGCCACCAGGGCGGCCGACGACGCGGCACGCACGGCCGAAGCCCGCAAGACCCGGGCGGAGGAGGCCAAGGCTGCCCAGGCCAAAGTCGTGGCGGACGCCAAGGCTCAGCGCAGCCTCCTGGTGGACCAGTTGGCCGAGCTCCGGAACACCACGGTGGCACTCGAATCCGCGCGCGTGGATGCGCTGGACCGGCAACGCGAGGAAGCCCGGCTGGCGGCCGCCTTCGCAGCCGCAGCGGAGCGCGCTTCCCGGGAACAGGCAGCTGCCCCGGGTGATCTTCCTGCCGCTCCAGCGCCGGCCGCTGCTGCTCCCGCACAGGCCCCACCTGCACCCCTTCCGGCCCCGGCCCCCGCTGGACCCGCGCCGGCACCTGCACCCGCCCCCGCGCCGGCACCTGCACCCGCCCCGGCACCTGCACCCGCCCCCGCGCCGGCACCTGCTCCTGCACCTGCACCTGCGGCGCCAGCCCCCGCGCCGGCACCGGCACCCGCTCCGGCGCCGGCTCCGACGCCTGCTCCTGCCCCCTCGACCGGGAGCGGGACCTACGAGGCCGCCATCTCGGTGGCCCTCAGCAAGGTGGGCGCTCCTTACTACTACCAATACGGAGGTGCCGGGCCCTACGGATTCGACTGTTCCGGGCTGGTACAGACAGCCTTCGCAGCGGCGGGAAAGTACCTTCCGCGCACCGCCGCCCAGCAGTACGCTGCCGCTCCGGTCCACGTTCCCATCTCACAGGCACGGCGGGGTGACCTGCTGGTGTGGGGATCGCCGTCGAACTTCTACCACGTTGCCATTTACCTCGGCAACGGCCAGGTGGTGCAGGCGCTCAACCCGCAGGAGGGTATCGCAGTGACCCCGCTGAGCGCCATGGCAGGCATGGAGCTCTATTCATACGCTGCCCGCTACTGA
- a CDS encoding ABC transporter permease has product MSARQRGAGLSLLRSELRLLMVRRRTWALLLALAAIPVLIAVAVRISSAVPAGRGPAFLDRITQNGLFVAFTAMLVSVPLFLPLTVGVVAGDTIAGEANLGTLRYLLVAPTGRVRLLLVKYAAALAFCLAAPFTVGLAGAAIGAALFPVGPVTLLSGDLIEPPEAALRILLIAAYLAVSLAGLSAVGLFLSTLTVVPVGAMAATVVVSVVSQVLDQLPQLEWLHPWLFSHYWLGFGDLLRQPVLWDSFVDNAWLQAGYVAVFGALAYGRFVTKDILS; this is encoded by the coding sequence ATGTCCGCACGGCAGCGCGGAGCGGGCCTTTCCCTCCTGCGCTCGGAACTCCGGCTGCTGATGGTGCGCCGCCGCACCTGGGCGCTGCTGCTGGCGCTCGCCGCCATCCCGGTGCTGATTGCCGTGGCCGTAAGGATCTCGTCGGCGGTTCCGGCCGGGCGCGGGCCGGCATTCCTGGACCGCATCACCCAGAACGGCCTGTTCGTCGCCTTTACCGCCATGCTGGTGTCCGTTCCCTTGTTCCTGCCGCTCACGGTGGGCGTGGTGGCAGGGGACACCATCGCTGGTGAAGCCAACCTCGGAACGCTCAGATACCTGCTGGTTGCCCCGACAGGCCGGGTACGGCTGCTCCTGGTGAAGTACGCGGCAGCGCTGGCATTCTGCCTGGCCGCGCCTTTCACGGTTGGACTGGCCGGCGCCGCAATCGGGGCGGCACTTTTCCCGGTCGGCCCGGTGACGCTGCTGTCCGGGGACCTGATCGAGCCTCCGGAGGCTGCGCTGCGCATCCTGCTGATCGCCGCGTACCTGGCTGTTTCCCTGGCCGGACTTTCCGCGGTGGGGCTGTTCCTGTCCACGCTCACGGTGGTCCCCGTGGGGGCCATGGCTGCCACTGTGGTGGTTTCCGTGGTGTCCCAGGTCCTTGACCAGTTGCCGCAGCTGGAGTGGCTGCATCCGTGGCTCTTCAGCCACTACTGGCTGGGCTTTGGTGACCTGCTCCGCCAGCCCGTGCTCTGGGACTCCTTTGTGGACAACGCCTGGCTCCAGGCGGGCTATGTTGCCGTCTTCGGTGCGCTCGCCTACGGACGGTTTGTCACCAAGGACATCTTGAGCTGA
- a CDS encoding DMT family transporter — protein MASTTRVSSSVPPPLPSRTRALGVAAMVTTVVLWASAFVGIRAIGPHFSPGSLTLGRLAVAAVALSLLVLPQLLKSRLLPKGREWWPILAYGAMWFGGYNVALNAAEHVLDAGTSALLINVNPILVAVMAGIFLKEGFPRWLIIGSLVAFAGVALIAWGSGQPSRPGESPTADVAGVLLCLLAAVLAAVSVIIQKPVLRKFPAAQATWFGILVGALCCLPFTGQLVAEVQAAPPGATMGLVYLGVFPTAIAFTTWAYALSLIDAGKLAATTYLVPGTTILISWLLLGEIPTALGMVGGLVCLIGVGLTRRRSRPGTRHDVAGQPARPAAEQAAGPTAGPTARQAAGPVPGREAKRSTSR, from the coding sequence ATGGCATCAACCACCCGCGTCAGCTCAAGCGTTCCTCCGCCTCTTCCATCCCGCACCAGAGCCCTTGGAGTGGCGGCCATGGTCACGACGGTGGTGCTGTGGGCGTCGGCCTTCGTGGGCATCCGGGCCATCGGCCCCCACTTCTCCCCCGGCTCCCTGACACTCGGCAGGCTGGCGGTTGCCGCCGTCGCACTGTCCCTGCTGGTCCTGCCCCAGCTGCTGAAGAGCCGGCTCCTCCCTAAAGGCCGCGAATGGTGGCCCATCCTCGCCTACGGCGCGATGTGGTTCGGCGGGTACAACGTGGCGCTGAACGCTGCGGAGCACGTGCTGGACGCCGGAACCAGCGCCCTGCTCATCAACGTGAACCCGATCCTGGTGGCCGTCATGGCAGGGATCTTCCTCAAGGAAGGCTTCCCCCGCTGGCTCATCATCGGAAGCCTGGTTGCCTTCGCCGGCGTGGCGCTGATCGCCTGGGGTTCCGGCCAGCCCTCCCGGCCGGGGGAAAGTCCGACGGCGGATGTTGCGGGTGTGCTGCTCTGCCTCTTGGCCGCCGTGCTCGCCGCAGTCAGCGTCATCATCCAGAAGCCTGTGCTGCGCAAGTTTCCCGCCGCCCAGGCCACCTGGTTCGGGATCCTGGTGGGCGCCTTATGCTGCCTGCCGTTCACAGGCCAACTGGTGGCCGAGGTGCAGGCCGCACCGCCCGGGGCGACGATGGGACTGGTCTATCTCGGAGTCTTTCCCACGGCGATTGCCTTCACCACCTGGGCGTACGCGCTCTCGCTGATCGATGCCGGCAAGCTCGCAGCCACCACCTACCTGGTGCCCGGCACCACCATCCTGATCTCCTGGCTCCTGCTGGGCGAGATCCCCACCGCGCTCGGAATGGTCGGCGGCCTCGTTTGCCTGATTGGCGTGGGCCTGACCCGGCGCAGGTCCCGGCCGGGGACCCGTCACGATGTTGCAGGACAGCCTGCAAGACCAGCGGCGGAGCAGGCGGCTGGGCCAACTGCAGGACCAACGGCGAGGCAAGCCGCAGGACCAGTTCCGGGACGCGAGGCCAAGCGGAGCACTTCCCGCTAA
- a CDS encoding metallopeptidase family protein, which yields MPASLPPGLPTIPEGPSEPLHATGPVHFAPSQAFRMSADEFETAVQDALDSIPEKLAQAMDNVAVFIDDDYAPRPGEDPDTVLLGLYEGVPLTERDSWWDAGSLPDRITIFREPILEICGSREDVIHEVAVTVVHEIAHHFGIDDERLHELGWD from the coding sequence ATGCCAGCCAGCCTGCCGCCGGGCCTGCCCACTATTCCCGAAGGCCCCAGCGAGCCCCTGCATGCCACCGGGCCCGTCCACTTCGCCCCGTCCCAGGCGTTCAGGATGTCCGCGGATGAGTTTGAGACTGCTGTCCAGGACGCGCTGGACAGCATCCCCGAAAAGCTGGCCCAGGCCATGGACAACGTGGCGGTGTTCATTGACGACGACTATGCGCCCCGGCCCGGGGAGGACCCGGACACGGTCCTGCTGGGACTCTATGAGGGGGTGCCGCTGACGGAACGGGACTCGTGGTGGGACGCCGGCTCGCTGCCGGACCGCATCACCATATTCCGTGAACCCATCCTGGAAATCTGCGGGTCGCGCGAGGACGTTATCCACGAGGTGGCGGTCACTGTGGTCCACGAAATTGCCCACCACTTCGGGATAGACGATGAGCGGCTGCACGAGCTCGGCTGGGACTAG
- a CDS encoding PEP/pyruvate-binding domain-containing protein: MAAYYSGEAGQQPRQPGGESGHALVVRLSHLDRSMLPLVGGKAANLGELITAGLPVPDGFCLTTEAYKEATATVHDGVLRQLGDLQKALQGKASQASELAAMAGRAREAIRGAPVPPNITEAVEQAYLALGQETPVAVRSSATAEDLPFASFAGQQDTYLNIIGTDAVLEAVRNCWASLWTDRAVAYRAALGIAPREVAIAVVIQRMVDAAAAGVMFTANPLTGRRREAVIDAAPGLGEAVVSGAVNPDHFVVDTATKRVLERKLGDKRVAIRTRPGGGTETHSVQGGADASSLSDGQALELAALGLQAERHFGAPQDTEWAVDTTGALWLTQSRPITTLYPVPESRSAAGGGTRVYLCFSLAQGLTRPLTPMGLASLRLIGSSVARAAGFAVPDPRRGPSPYAEAAQRAYVDVTTPVRSTAGRRILPRVFDVMEARSATVLRQVFEDPRFSVTRRTPFGLLRHVLPAAVHARVPETVLRGLLMPKAALRRVDRFTRQFAGHLELDAGAGPLERLDHAEQLLGSQLFTIVPAILPLPALGFAALWAAGKLLGGAGRGEELQKVLRGLPQNVTTEMDLELWRLASAMKDDREAREALKTREPSRLAADFRGGSLPPVLHAGLARFLARYGHRAVAEIDVGMPRWSDDPTYILGVLANYLRLTDPDMAPDAQFSRAAAEAEAAVDRLAAEARTRGRLRGLLVRAALERTRLFAGLRELPKYQLVLGLAEVRKQLALVGAGLAADGRLDSGEDVFFLEFDELRQALSRSNAAGTGQHRNLRELVGERRAAYSSELGRRHIPRVLLSDGTEPEVLYAARAGTAGGALSGSPASAGSVTAPARVILDPVGAHLEPGEILVAPSTDPGWTPLFLTAGGLVMEMGGPNSHGAVVAREYGIPAVVGVPEATIRLTTGQKITVDGGAGTVVPT; this comes from the coding sequence ATGGCTGCCTACTATTCAGGAGAGGCGGGGCAGCAGCCCCGCCAACCGGGCGGGGAAAGCGGCCATGCCCTGGTGGTCCGCCTCAGCCATCTCGACCGCAGCATGCTTCCGCTGGTGGGCGGCAAGGCAGCCAATCTTGGTGAACTGATAACAGCGGGGCTGCCCGTGCCCGACGGGTTCTGCCTGACCACGGAGGCGTACAAGGAGGCCACCGCCACGGTCCATGACGGAGTCCTCCGGCAGCTCGGTGACCTTCAAAAAGCACTGCAGGGGAAAGCAAGCCAGGCCTCGGAACTTGCCGCGATGGCTGGCCGGGCACGTGAAGCAATCCGCGGCGCACCGGTGCCGCCCAACATCACCGAGGCCGTGGAACAGGCCTACTTGGCGTTGGGGCAGGAGACCCCGGTAGCGGTCCGGTCCTCGGCTACGGCCGAGGACCTGCCCTTCGCCAGCTTCGCCGGCCAGCAGGACACCTACCTGAATATCATCGGAACCGATGCCGTCCTTGAGGCAGTCCGGAACTGCTGGGCGTCCCTCTGGACAGACCGGGCAGTGGCCTACCGCGCCGCCCTGGGGATCGCGCCCCGCGAAGTAGCCATCGCCGTCGTGATTCAACGGATGGTTGACGCCGCAGCAGCCGGGGTGATGTTCACCGCCAACCCACTGACGGGAAGGCGGCGGGAAGCCGTCATCGATGCCGCTCCGGGACTGGGTGAAGCCGTGGTCTCCGGGGCGGTCAATCCGGATCACTTCGTAGTGGACACGGCAACAAAGCGCGTCCTTGAGCGGAAGCTGGGCGATAAGCGCGTGGCCATTCGGACCAGGCCCGGCGGTGGAACGGAAACCCACAGCGTGCAGGGCGGGGCAGACGCCTCCAGCCTTAGCGACGGACAGGCGCTGGAGCTCGCAGCCCTGGGCTTGCAGGCCGAGCGGCACTTCGGAGCGCCGCAGGACACGGAGTGGGCCGTCGACACCACCGGTGCGCTATGGCTGACGCAGTCCCGGCCCATCACCACCCTGTACCCGGTCCCCGAAAGCCGTTCGGCCGCCGGTGGGGGAACCAGGGTGTACTTGTGCTTCAGCCTTGCCCAAGGGCTGACCCGTCCCCTCACTCCCATGGGGCTGGCGTCACTGCGGCTCATTGGCTCCTCCGTGGCCAGGGCCGCAGGGTTTGCAGTCCCTGATCCCCGCCGTGGTCCTTCACCGTATGCCGAGGCTGCCCAGCGCGCCTACGTCGACGTCACTACACCGGTCCGGAGTACCGCTGGCCGCCGCATCCTGCCGCGCGTGTTCGATGTGATGGAGGCCCGGTCCGCCACGGTGCTGCGCCAGGTTTTCGAGGACCCGCGGTTTTCGGTGACCCGGAGGACCCCGTTTGGACTCTTGCGCCATGTCCTGCCGGCCGCGGTACATGCACGGGTCCCGGAAACGGTGCTCCGCGGGCTTTTAATGCCCAAGGCGGCGCTCCGCCGTGTTGACCGTTTCACCCGCCAGTTCGCCGGCCACCTGGAACTGGACGCAGGAGCGGGTCCCCTGGAACGTCTGGACCACGCCGAGCAGCTGCTGGGAAGCCAGCTTTTTACGATCGTTCCGGCAATCCTGCCCCTGCCTGCGCTGGGATTCGCGGCGCTCTGGGCCGCCGGGAAGCTGCTGGGCGGCGCCGGCCGCGGGGAGGAACTGCAGAAGGTTCTCCGCGGCCTGCCGCAGAATGTGACCACCGAAATGGACCTCGAGCTCTGGCGCCTGGCTTCGGCCATGAAGGACGACCGCGAAGCGCGCGAGGCCCTGAAGACGCGGGAACCGTCCCGGCTTGCGGCGGACTTCCGCGGCGGAAGCCTTCCCCCCGTACTGCACGCAGGCCTGGCCCGGTTCCTCGCCCGGTATGGTCACCGTGCCGTGGCCGAGATCGACGTGGGGATGCCGAGGTGGTCAGATGATCCCACATACATCCTCGGTGTCCTGGCCAACTACCTCCGCCTGACAGATCCGGACATGGCCCCGGACGCCCAGTTCAGCCGGGCAGCAGCGGAAGCGGAAGCAGCAGTGGATCGGCTTGCAGCCGAGGCACGCACGCGCGGCAGGTTGCGGGGCCTGCTTGTTCGCGCGGCCCTGGAACGTACCAGGTTGTTCGCCGGCTTGCGGGAACTGCCCAAGTACCAGCTGGTCCTGGGACTTGCGGAAGTACGGAAGCAACTGGCCCTTGTGGGAGCCGGACTGGCGGCCGACGGCCGGCTCGACAGCGGGGAGGACGTCTTCTTCCTCGAATTTGATGAGCTCCGGCAGGCACTGAGCCGCAGCAACGCGGCTGGGACCGGCCAGCACCGCAACCTGCGCGAACTCGTGGGGGAGCGGCGCGCCGCATATTCCAGCGAATTGGGCAGGCGGCACATTCCCAGGGTCCTGCTCTCCGATGGCACCGAGCCCGAAGTGCTGTACGCCGCCCGCGCCGGAACGGCCGGCGGAGCGCTGAGCGGCAGCCCGGCCTCAGCCGGGTCCGTTACAGCTCCGGCCCGGGTCATCCTGGACCCCGTCGGGGCGCATCTTGAACCCGGGGAGATCCTGGTGGCGCCCTCCACCGACCCCGGCTGGACCCCGCTGTTCCTGACCGCCGGGGGCCTGGTGATGGAGATGGGCGGACCCAACTCGCACGGTGCCGTGGTGGCCAGGGAGTATGGCATCCCAGCCGTAGTGGGAGTTCCCGAGGCCACAATCCGGCTCACCACCGGGCAGAAAATAACGGTCGACGGCGGTGCGGGAACCGTGGTGCCCACGTAG